The Naumovozyma castellii chromosome 4, complete genome genome contains a region encoding:
- the YPD1 gene encoding Ypd1p (ancestral locus Anc_2.27), which translates to MSLSIPSAVINWDILNEIISMDEDEPSFSKELIIQYIDQVDTTFAEMEHHLHTTKDLSQLDSLGHFLKGSSAALGLQRIAWVCERIQNLGRKAENTFPDQTDILNTLPKGVSLTEEELKKCNGDDNDEVTSQDVEDGENTIYIALISKALRQARLEFRLARNALSEYYKTEL; encoded by the coding sequence atgTCATTATCTATTCCATCCGCAGTGATTAATTGGGATATACTGAACGAAATCATTTCcatggatgaagatgaaccATCGTTCTCAAAGGAATTAATCATCCAATATATTGATCAAGTGGACACGACGTTTGCTGAGATGGAACATCATTTACATACTACCAAGGATTTGAGCCAATTGGACAGTCTGGGCCATTTCTTAAAGGGTTCCTCTGCCGCACTTGGGTTACAAAGAATTGCATGGGTTTGTGAAAGGATCCAAAACTTGGGTAGAAAGGCAGAAAATACGTTTCCTGATCAAACTGATATATTAAATACTTTACCTAAGGGTGTTTCCCTTACTGAAGAAGAGTTAAAGAAATGTAATGGCGATGATAATGACGAGGTTACCTCTCAGGATGTCGAGGATGGAGAAAACACAATATATATAGCATTAATCTCTAAAGCTTTGAGACAGGCACGGTTGGAATTTAGATTAGCAAGAAATGCATTGTCTGAATACTACAAGACGGAGTTGTAA
- the GUD1 gene encoding guanine deaminase (ancestral locus Anc_2.20), whose amino-acid sequence MVTFQEEKKPKCVVFYGTFIDTPVLGEYRIRENTAIGVQDGMILFIEEECVDPLNVRSLYEPWEDFEIDVIDFNTDLKFFFPGFIDTHVHCSQYPNVGLFGNSTLLEWLEKYTFPMEARLDDLKIALKVYSKVIQRSIANGTTMASYYTTISPSSTKLMATLCSQFGQRALIGKVCMDSHSPDYYTETTTQSIASTREVIDFLEEELLDKKIRPVITPRFAPSCSRKLLKNLSQLANEKGGLHIQTHLSENENEIKWVKTLFPECESYTAVYGEYGLLTDKTVLAHCVHLSDQEANMIKDTKAGVSHCPISNSCLSSGECRVRWLLDQNIKVGLGTDISAGFSPSILNTSRSAHLVSRHLAMKIKGSNKEHVKLSVPECLYLATVGGARVLSMDSEISLFEVGKQFDSQLIDLNSPNSPIDVFDWQYQMNNQAEDTLYKKLPQPHYPDLLAKWFFNGDDRNTVQVWIAGKLVHSIM is encoded by the coding sequence ATGGTTACATTTCAAGAGGAGAAGAAACCCAAGTGTGTCGTATTTTATGGCACATTCATTGATACACCAGTTCTTGGTGAATATAGAATACGAGAAAACACTGCTATCGGTGTTCAGGATGGaatgatattatttattgaagagGAATGTGTGGATCCTTTGAATGTTAGATCCTTATATGAACCATGggaagattttgaaatcgatgtaattgattttaatactgatttgaaatttttcttccCCGGATTTATTGACACTCATGTTCATTGTTCTCAGTATCCTAATGTGGGTCTGTTTGGGAACTCCACTTTACTAGAATGGCTGGAAAAGTATACTTTCCCTATGGAGGCCAGGTTGGATGATCTGAAAATTGCTTTAAAAGTATATTCAAAAGTGATTCAAAGATCAATTGCAAATGGGACAACAATGGCATCGTATTACACTACAATTTCTCCCTCTTCTACCAAATTAATGGCTACATTATGTTCTCAATTCGGCCAAAGAGCCCTTATTGGAAAAGTCTGTATGGATTCACATTCACCTGATTATTATACTGAAACCACTACTCAAAGTATAGCATCCACACGTGAGGTAATCGATTTCttggaagaagaactaTTAGATAAAAAGATTAGACCGGTTATCACCCCAAGATTTGCACCTAGCTGCTCCaggaaattattgaagaatttatctCAATTAGCTAATGAAAAGGGCGGATTGCATATTCAAACTCATTTATCTGAGAATGAAAACGAAATTAAATGGGTTAAAACCTTGTTCCCTGAATGTGAAAGTTACACGGCTGTGTATGGCGAATATGGATTGTTAACTGATAAGACTGTCTTAGCACATTGCGTGCATCTGTCCGATCAAGAAGCAAATATGATTAAAGATACAAAGGCTGGAGTGTCGCATTgtccaatttcaaattcatgTTTAAGCTCTGGAGAATGTAGAGTCAGATGGTTACTAgatcaaaatattaaggTAGGATTAGGAACAGATATATCTGCCGGATTTTCTCCTAGTATTTTGAACACATCTCGTAGTGCACATTTAGTATCCAGACATTTAGCTATGAAGATAAAAGGATCAAATAAGGAACATGTCAAACTAAGTGTCCCTGAATGCCTGTATCTAGCGACAGTTGGGGGTGCTCGAGTTCTAAGTATGGATTCAGAGATTTCCCTATTTGAAGTAGGCAAACAATTTGATTCacaattaattgatttaaataGTCCAAATTCCCCAATAGATGTCTTTGATTGGCAATACCAGATGAATAACCAAGCAGAAGATACCTTATATAAGAAGTTACCTCAACCACATTATCCCGATCTATTGGCAAAATGGTTCTTTAATGGAGATGATAGAAACACAGTACAAGTTTGGATAGCAGGTAAACTAGTTCACTCAATCATGTAG
- the AIM6 gene encoding Aim6p (ancestral locus Anc_2.21): protein MVLVGTVLSMVAAGIFFISLSYIVDAFMKTTILKERRFRNVGITGTEFLDYFESITLDLVKKDRPSITSYLGHPIRVSAIHDCFNDFMFVKSQKGSLVRTKSVVAILTKDVTPVPVHSHNDYWRQLPLFDAIAHGAVSVEADVWNIRIPQKGKKYGELDNSQEYSLAVGHNDNYLDHEYLNLESLYTAPLLNMLNEVNVEHDGNGKKNGIFFDAPEQTLFFYIDFKSDYNKLTYRLLMEKYLQGLREKEYLTYYDLEQDKIVWNQVTVILTGNYPKDLGVLDGGQDKRGYFKDAKRYVFLDALMHDLSSSVIDNSTSITASSSYHQVLRSCNLPVAETDKERVSSCFRKVVTDCHSHNVKTRIWGAPTWPKDFSMDLLRLQWEAQSDFINLDNLSDIYSF, encoded by the coding sequence ATGGTTTTAGTAGGAACGGTACTGTCTATGGTTGCAGctggaatattttttattagCCTTTCTTACATAGTGGACGCATTCATGAAAACTaccattttgaaagaaagaagattCAGAAACGTTGGTATCACAGGCACTGAATTCcttgattattttgaatcaatCACTTTAGACCTCGTGAAGAAGGATCGTCCCAGCATCACATCTTATTTGGGACACCCTATACGAGTGTCTGCAATTCATGATTGCTTCAACGATTTTATGTTTGTCAAATCCCAAAAGGGGTCTCTTGTAAGGACAAAATCTGTCGTTGCGATATTAACTAAAGATGTTACCCCCGTTCCTGTTCATTCTCATAATGACTATTGGAGACAGTTGCCACTTTTCGACGCTATTGCTCATGGTGCTGTTAGTGTAGAGGCTGATGTTTGGAATATTAGAATACCgcaaaaaggaaaaaaatatgggGAGTTGGATAATTCGCAAGAATATTCTTTGGCAGTAGGTCATAATGATAATTATTTGGACCATGAATATCTGAATTTAGAATCTTTATATACAGCCCCTTTATTGAACATGTTGAATGAGGTTAATGTTGAGCATGATGGTAACGGAAAGAAGAATGGGATATTTTTTGATGCTCCAGAGCAAACACTATTTTTCTACATTGATTTTAAATCTGACTACAATAAGTTAACTTATAGACTTCTTATGGAAAAATACTTACAGGGCTTAAGGGAAAAGGAGTATCTGACATATTATGATCTAGAACAAGACAAGATTGTTTGGAACCAAGTGACTGTTATCTTAACAGGAAATTATCCTAAAGATTTAGGAGTGTTAGATGGAGGCCAGGACAAGAGAGGCTATTTCAAAGATGCGAAGCGATATGTGTTTCTAGATGCCTTGATGCACGATCTTTCATCCTCTGTAATTGACAACAGCACCTCCATCACAGCGTCATCCTCTTATCATCAAGTTCTAAGATCATGCAACTTGCCAGTGGCTGAAACAGATAAGGAACGTGTTAGTTCTTGTTTCAGAAAGGTTGTCACCGATTGTCACTCACATAACGTAAAGACAAGAATTTGGGGGGCACCCACTTGGCCTAAGGATTTCTCCATGGATTTGCTGAGATTACAATGGGAGGCACAGTCGGATTTTATCAACCTGGACAATCTGTCTGATATATATAGTTTCTAG
- the NCAS0D00120 gene encoding uncharacterized protein, with product MDSRVAHLDSRSLDDELRKTFWKQLQSVFPDSRFEDELKVVLDTLIFVCASKYIPMNGSTSTYGSRLSGTLFKARRRTLYLITILSGYARKKLSHLLFSTNGHALSQKCYRVLKILYDLFDFYNISLFLSSPQGTGKKYLSPLHRILNVKSVSDITNPSTYYQETAMGATEYQNRQLLWNAILELFNNTLLTSSRFYLTNGSKKKKVVRSGNKEVCHKCQNFPCNPYLISCCYNYYCYICSLKVLKRGECPVCKESYNLKFTPSY from the coding sequence ATGGATTCCAGAGTTGCTCATCTAGATTCACGTTCtcttgatgatgaattacGCAAGACATTCTGGAAGCAGCTTCAATCTGTGTTTCCTGATAGCAGATTCGaggatgaattgaaagtAGTGTTAGATACTTTAATCTTTGTATGTGCTTCCAAGTATATTCCAATGAATGGTTCCACTTCCACATACGGGTCAAGGTTAAGTGGTACACTGTTTAAGGCTAGAAGAAGAACGTTATACCTGATAACAATACTGTCTGGATATGCAAGAAAGAAACTTTCtcatcttttattttccacCAACGGCCATGCATTGAGCCAGAAATGCTATAGAGTTCTTAAAATTCTTTATGATCTCTTTGATTTCTATAATATTTCCCTATTTCTTTCGTCACCACAAGGGACAGGGAAGAAGTATCTTTCGCCACTGCATCGAATTCTGAATGTAAAATCAGTTAGTGATATTACAAATCCGTCGACATATTATCAAGAGACAGCGATGGGGGCAACAGAATATCAAAATAGACAACTATTGTGGAATGCAATTCTTGAACTATTCAACAATACATTATTAACGAGTAGCAGATTTTACTTGACTAACGGctccaaaaaaaaaaaggttGTGAGATCAGGTAATAAAGAGGTATGTCATAAATGCCAGAATTTTCCTTGTAATCCATACCTAATATCATGTTGTTATAATTACTACTGTTACATATGTTCGCTCAAGGTTTTAAAAAGAGGAGAATGTCCAGTATGCAAGGAAAGCTATAATCTGAAATTTACACCTTCATATTAA
- the PHO13 gene encoding 4-nitrophenylphosphatase (ancestral locus Anc_2.25) has product MTATVMDPIKITNEELSEEFLNKYDTFLFDCDGVLWLGTHLLPHTKEILSQLTEMGKQCVFVTNNSTKSRAAYTKKFAGFGITVTEDQIFTSGYASAVYVRDFLKLQPGKDKIWIFGESGISEELSLMGFESLGGTDPRLDTPFNASTSPFLANGLDENVKCVIAGLDNKINYHRLAITLQYLQKKDTVHFVGTNVDSTFPQKGFTFPGAGSMVESIAFSSGRRPSYCGKPNMNMLNTIISAKKLDRSKCCMVGDRLNTDMRFGVEGKLGGTLLVLSGIETEERALEASDEHPNPKYYIEKLGDIYEYTH; this is encoded by the coding sequence ATGACTGCTACTGTAATGGACCCCATCAAGATTACCAACGAGGAACTTTCGGAAGAGTTCTTGAACAAATACGATACCTTTTTGTTCGACTGTGATGGTGTCTTATGGCTAGGTACTCACCTTTTACCACATACAAAGGAAATTTTAAGCCAATTGACAGAAATGGGGAAGCAATGTGTTTTTGTAACTAATAATTCGACCAAATCTCGTGCTGCATACACCAAGAAATTTGCCGGATTTGGTATCACAGTCACTGAAGATCAAATCTTTACCTCTGGTTATGCATCTGCTGTCTATGTTCGcgatttcttgaaattgcAACCTGGAAAGGATAAAATTTGGATCTTTGGTGAAAGTGGTATTAGTGAAGAATTAAGTTTAATGGGGTTCGAATCCCTCGGTGGTACTGATCCAAGATTAGATACACCATTTAACGCTTCCACCTCTCCCTTCCTGGCTAATGGTCTTGATGAAAACGTGAAATGTGTCATTGCTGGGttggataataaaattaacTATCATAGATTGGCTATTACATTGCAATACCttcaaaagaaagataCTGTTCATTTTGTAGGGACAAACGTGGATTCTACTTTCCCTCAAAAGGGTTTTACTTTTCCTGGGGCTGGATCTATGGTGGAGTCGATTGCGTTCTCCTCTGGTAGAAGACCATCTTATTGTGGTAAGCCAAATATGAATATGTTGAATACTATTATTTCTGCTAAGAAATTGGACAGATCTAAATGTTGTATGGTTGGTGATAGATTAAATACTGATATGAGATTTGGTGTGGAAGGTAAGCTGGGTGGTACACTCTTGGTCTTAAGTGGTATTGAAACAGAGGAAAGAGCTTTAGAAGCTTCTGATGAACATCCAAATCCAAAGtattatattgaaaaacttGGTGACATTTACGAATATACTCATTAA
- the ADY3 gene encoding Ady3p (ancestral locus Anc_2.16), whose translation MFPSCNLKVPISWQKYELNNTSLELTTGRYKRDWKKIINKAISSINREVSPSEKPNNDQLLKTQKTGSVSSDIKKKTDGCNKKISDNLKNQGEPRPSPCNDTKISNNLGKTTTRPEYFYEEREAVELGDGFVEKRVNDIENLSLCLDHVGITNTQFISEMTLDMEPNSKHLTHQCDISKQLYEEQVANLRNELDNLNSSHKANISLLEQQQQKQLASMRDDLKEQYEKRIKQLSLEMKTEKTKQLQEKHQEIVKRNQNLETQIRSLTLFDKNIGDIVLQGMKTKVFDLSSSFKKIYDIPQFYTAELDEMAKSLSAESNQLKTENTNLKKQIEQFQNQEKFLKKDFVDNIQSKDLKIQELELANKNLVEEKNRFIAENNKLSIENNELREKLEGLRSQSHEIWESKFISLSTKVSSLSQQKTYLEESNLKKVREISRLNESLVGMEKTIKELKENTQFLNITNKNLKKKMGDATEMITFSNTCKVRLDITKDMYERLMVDDVEKMNLVELQNIIKNLILLFEIPLNKLTKRLPLMVIVFMYEKPLFSYFVNRLFYQIKNEQLDLKHFTDDTYRQYLEGNSIKNLNHPLKDVLEELFQYIVTKL comes from the coding sequence ATGTTTCCATCCTGTAATCTAAAAGTTCCCATTAGTTGGCAAAAATATGAACTTAATAACACCTCTCTGGAGTTAACTACTGGTAGGTATAAAAGagattggaaaaaaattattaataaagcTATTTCCTCAATAAACAGAGAAGTATCACCATCAGAAAAGCCTAACAATGATCAACTTTTAAAAACCCAAAAAACAGGTTCTGTCTCCAGCgatatcaaaaaaaaaacagaTGGGTGcaacaagaaaatttctGATAACTTAAAGAATCAAGGAGAGCCTAGACCATCCCCTTGCAACGATACCAAAATTAGTAACAATTTAGGAAAAACGACAACAAGACCAGAATACTTTTATGAAGAGCGAGAAGCAGTAGAATTAGGGGATGGTTTTGTCGAAAAGAGAGTGAAtgacattgaaaatttaagCCTTTGTTTAGATCATGTTGGAATTACGAATACCCAATTCATAAGTGAAATGACTTTAGACATGGAAccaaattcaaaacatTTGACTCACCAATGTGATATATCTAAACAACTGTACGAAGAACAAGTTGCCAATTTGAGGAATGAACTggataatttgaattcCTCACACAAAGCAAATATATCCCTTTTAgagcaacaacagcaaaaGCAACTTGCCTCCATGAGAGATGACTTGAAGGAACAATACGAAAAACGAATAAAACAATTATCATTGGAAATGAAGACtgaaaaaacaaaacaattacaagaaaaacACCAGGAAATTGTCAAgagaaatcaaaatttggaaacGCAAATTAGGAGTTTAACATTATTCGACAAAAATATTGGAGATATTGTGCTTCAAGGAATGAAAACCAAAGTGTTTGATTTGAGTTCTTcctttaaaaaaatatatgatATTCCTCAATTTTACACCGCTGAACTGGATGAAATGGCAAAATCATTATCTGCAGAATCCAACCAACTAAAAACCGAGAATACAAATctaaagaaacaaattgaaCAGTTCCAAAATCAGGAAAAATTCTTAAAAAAAGATTTTGTGGACAATATTCAAAGCAAAGATCTCAAAATACAAGAGCTGGAATTGgcaaataaaaatttggtagaagaaaaaaatcGATTTATAGCAGAAAACAATaaactttcaattgaaaacaatgaGTTGAGAGAAAAGCTCGAGGGATTACGAAGTCAATCGCATGAAATATGGGAAtctaaatttatttctttatctacAAAGGTATCGTCATTATCCCAACAAAAGACTTATTTGGAGGAATCCAATCTTAAGAAGGTGAGAGAAATAAGTAGACTCAATGAATCTTTGGTAGGCATGGAGAAGACAATTAAGgaattaaaagaaaataccCAATTTTTGAACATTACGAACAAGAActtaaaaaagaaaatgggCGATGCTACCGAAATGATAACATTCTCAAACACTTGCAAAGTCCGGTTAGATATTACTAAAGATATGTATGAGCGGTTGATGGTTGATGATGTCGAAAAGATGAATTTGGTTGAATTACAAAACATcatcaaaaatttaatattacTTTTTGAGATtccattgaacaaattgacCAAAAGACTACCTTTAATGGTAATAGTTTTCATGTATGAAAAACCTCTATTTTCCTATTTTGTAAACAGACTATTTTACCAAATCAAGAATGAGCAATTggatttgaaacatttcaCAGATGACACTTACCGGCAATATTTAGAGGGAAATTCAATCAAGAATTTGAACCACCCTTTAAAAGATGTTCTAGAAGAgttatttcaatatatagTTACCAAATTATGA
- the LRG1 gene encoding GTPase-activating protein LRG1 (ancestral locus Anc_2.2), with protein MQAITSNNGHLQEFPNLLASPKELERICFRCHKPIAANNSKEKPSALKALGNYYHEECFTCQDCSVILKPKYFPFEDQKTKKTILLCQYDYFKRNDLLCHVCDKPLRGLYYTAFGNRYDEEHFACTICKEPCGVKKCFMFEDQLYCKYHFLKYFSKRCKGCQYPISDQYIEFPEGNDVHCWHPECYGIHKYWHVDLSPETLGLSPLPQLEYNKSIKDDKTIQTNNNMEKQMQAFTFLLTKTWSTLYRFEEEQAACISDMLQYLTSHDQMKGIEATALFVLKVGCLFKAIDSLEEVSIPSSSSFIEDKSQNDNPSAESIPATRLRTLKSKYSKFPRNLSTKIMIYLQLLRKLSAESQTKDVSLSSFMSVITGLAHFLKLLTRYALYTAFEINRENHSVTALVKFLKEIEKNELIKTQPFSYIHVSVTATDSCSSCGKYIQKECVQFNGKRWHLNCLVCSNCKAQISRQDLDETTYNKETGKVLCGNCSIGDPNSLPGFTFVTELQQLIFLLKIALVRSKAMMQIQMKNQINRNRMDHFQENVSMQQTYIRTLNDIKRLKSRKESVKLAHNKQQARRSMVLETSEIDTEGTNVVQPNNPKSLLVKNDEPLSGESNIHENVFNNTRSLTLDDISRIVATEQARELRPNAFAHFKKLKENDDEIIDKNINKSGVYYAELGEQDLYLIQMISLAILQNESKLNTIGIPGTTLLPARMKNIKPVEQTNFWSKMKVMMSGDPKKVVENKVFSTSLNSLTERYGVSSNLGVSPTKVQIPIIVHELISSLRNKDMSVEGIFRKNGNIRRLKELSSSFDENAPKTPDLSKENAIQLSALLKKFLRELPEPLLTTPLYPLFIEATKEDSDIEKQKLFHLIYALLPVYNRNTIEVLLSFLHWTSSFSHIENEMGSKMDIHNLSTVIAPNILYNHSRTNTQAAYGKDFAQNEGEDYFLAIEVIDFLIVNNEDMAMVPKFLISLLDTVQKMNLSDYPSIQKIIGEKIDKQQIDFSEFNIQQPTLVTNSTSAVTKSKTQS; from the coding sequence ATGCAGGCAATTACTTCAAATAATGGGCATTTACAagaatttccaaatcttctgGCATCTCCGAAAGAGCTCGAAAGAATATGCTTTCGTTGTCACAAACCAATTGCAGCGAATAACAGTAAAGAGAAACCATCTGCATTGAAGGCTTTAGGTAATTACTACCATGAAGAATGTTTTACATGCCAAGACTGTTCTGTAATATTAAAACCCAAATACTTCCCATTTGAAGACCAAAAAACTAAAAAGACAATTTTACTATGTCAATACGACTACTTTAAACGAAATGATCTACTATGTCATGTTTGTGATAAACCCTTAAGAGGACTATATTATACTGCCTTTGGTAATAGATATGACGAAGAGCATTTTGCCTGTACTATTTGCAAAGAACCATGTGGTGTAAAGAAATGCTTTATGTTTGAAGATCAATTGTACTGTAAGTATCATTTcctaaaatatttttccaaaagatGCAAAGGTTGCCAATACCCGATATCTGATCAATACATTGAATTTCCAGAGGGAAATGACGTTCATTGTTGGCATCCCGAATGTTATGGTATCCACAAATATTGGCATGTGGATTTATCTCCAGAAACTCTAGGTTTATCGCCACTTCCGCAACTTGAATACAACAAATCTATCAAAGATGATAAAACTATTCAaacaaataacaatatGGAAAAGCAAATGCAGGCATTTACTTTTCTCTTAACCAAAACTTGGTCAACTTTATATCGATTTGAAGAGGAACAGGCAGCATGTATATCTGATATGTTGCAATATTTGACAAGTCATGATCAGATGAAGGGAATTGAAGCAACAGCATTATTTGTATTGAAGGTTGGCTGTCTTTTCAAAGCAATTGATTCTTTAGAAGAAGTCTCTATTCcgtcttcttcatctttcaTAGAAGACAAATCACAAAATGATAATCCTTCAGCTGAGAGTATTCCAGCAACACGTCTAAGGACATTAAAGTCAAAATACTCAAAATTCCCGCGAAATCTTTCCACAAAGATTATGATATATCTGCAGTTATTGAGAAAACTAAGCGCAGAATCGCAAACGAAAGATGTATCGTTATCATCGTTTATGTCTGTTATCACAGGATTGGCACACTTTCTTAAATTACTGACAAGATACGCGCTTTATACTGCATTCGAAATTAATAGAGAAAATCATTCAGTGACAGCATTGgttaaatttcttaaagaaatagagaaaaatgaattaattaaaacTCAACCATTTTCTTATATTCATGTTTCAGTCACAGCAACCGATAGCTGTTCCTCCTGTggtaaatatattcaaaaagaGTGTGTGCAGTTTAATGGAAAAAGGTGGCATCTAAATTGCCTTGTTTGTTCCAATTGTAAAGCTCAAATTTCACGTCAAGACCTCGATGAGACAACTTACAACAAGGAGACAGGTAAAGTTCTTTGtggaaattgttcaatagGTGATCCTAACTCACTTCCAGGTTTTACATTTGTAACTGAACTACAACAGTTAATCTTCTTACTAAAGATTGCACTAGTGAGATCAAAAGCTATGATgcaaattcaaatgaaaaatcaaattaataGGAATCGCATGGACCATTTCCAGGAGAATGTTTCAATGCAGCAAACATATATTAGAACATTGAACGACATAAAAAGACTGAAATCAAGGAAAGAAAGTGTAAAATTAGCACATAATAAACAACAAGCAAGGCGATCGATGGTCCTGGAAACCTCTGAAATTGATACAGAGGGTACAAATGTTGTGCAACCAAATAACCCTAAAAGTTTACTTGTAAAAAATGATGAGCCACTTTCGGGTGAGTCTAACATACATGAAaatgttttcaataacaCAAGATCCTTGACTTTGGATGATATTTCGCGTATTGTAGCAACTGAGCAAGCTAGAGAATTACGTCCTAATGCTTTCGCACATTTCAAAAAGCTTAAAGAGAATGACGATGAAATAATTGACaagaatataaataaaagtgGAGTGTATTATGCAGAGCTGGGGGAACAGGACCTTTACTTGATCCAGATGATAAGTTTAGCAATTCTCCAAAATGAATCAAAGCTTAATACAATTGGTATTCCAGGAACGACATTACTTCCAGCAAGAATGAAAAACATAAAACCAGTAgaacaaacaaatttttGGTCCAAAATGAAGGTCATGATGTCAGGGGATCCGAAGAAGGTTGTCGAGAACAAAGTCTTCAGTACTTCATTAAATTCTCTTACCGAACGGTATGGggtatcttcaaatttggGAGTGAGCCCTACCAAAGTTCAAATCCCAATCATTGTTCATGaattaatatcttctttGCGGAATAAGGATATGTCAGTAGAAGGTATTTTCCGGaaaaatggtaatattaGAAGGCTGAAAGAATTGAGTAGTAGCTTTGACGAAAATGCACCGAAAACACCAGATTTATCAAAAGAGAATGCCATTCAACTTTCCGCTCTTCttaagaaatttttaaGAGAACTTCCGGAGCCCTTATTAACAACACCACTATatccattatttattgaagcAACAAAGGAGGATTCTGATATTGAGAAGCAAAAACTTTTCCATTTAATCTATGCTTTATTGCCCGTTTACAACAGAAACACCATAGAGGTTCTACTGTCCTTTTTACATTGGACATCTTCGTTTTCGcatattgaaaatgaaatgggCTCAAAAATGGATATTCATAATCTTTCGACAGTGATTGCTCCGAACATATTATACAATCACTCAAGAACTAATACACAGGCTGCTTATGGGAAAGATTTTGCCCAAAATGAAGGTGAAGATTACTTTCTTGCCATAGAAGtaattgattttttaattgttaataatgaagatatgGCTATGGTACCCAAGTTTTTGATTTCTCTTTTAGATACAGTCcaaaaaatgaatctgAGTGATTATCCTTCTATCCAAAAAATAATTGGAGAAAAGATAgataaacaacaaattgACTTCTCTGAATTTAATATCCAACAACCAACGCTAGTGACTAATTCAACATCGGCAGTTACCAAGAGTAAAACGCAAAGCTAG